The Malus domestica chromosome 10, GDT2T_hap1 nucleotide sequence CTCtgctcttctttctttctataACAGTTTCCATGTCGGGAGAATTGTTTATCTTGTTTTTTgctttccatttttttaattaatatgtttatttattttatgaacgttcaaatttttatgtaaccaaacaaaaaagGTAGCATTTTCAAACACATTTCTGGAACTGCTTGGCAGGAAAAACACTTCTCTGAAAAGCTGCTCCAAAacccatttattatttttttaattccagTTCTGTTTGATTATGGGGGATATGGAGATTTTGGGAAGtaggtaactttttttttttactgatatttttgttttctttggggACTTGAAGCTCTGGAAGTATGGATGCATGTAGTGCAAAGATAGCAGATTCATGATTTGGAGGATGAGACCTTTGATTCACTGGTGAAAGATGCCAACTTTATCTGTGTATGCTTGAAAATTCACTGAGAAGAAAGGTACCCACTttactttttctctttttcttgttacttctacAACCTCTGAAGCCTCCTGGTTTATGaagattttgaatttgttgggtttttatttatttattattattttcagtgACCAGATTAAAAGGAATGCATGTAGTGGAAATTGTGAAAATTGGATGTGGAAGTTCTTCTACTGTAGTTTCTTGATATGATGAGTTCTCAAAGTAGTTAAAAATTGGATGTGGAAGTTTTGGTTTTGTAATTTCAGAAACTAGGAAGAAGAGATTGTGTTGTTTTTGGTAGAATTTGTTAATCTGGAAAGATGGGTTGTGTTGCATCTAGGATTGATAAGGAAGAGAGGGTGAGGGTTTGCAAGGAGAGAAAGAAGCTAATGAAACAGTTGGTAAGGTTTAGAGGTGAATTTGCTGAGGCACAATTGGCTTATTTAAGATCATTGAGGAACACTGGATCAACACTCAGACAATTTACCGAGTCGGAGACGTTGGAGCTTGATAATACTGCTCCATACGGCTTGGAGTCGCCAGCTTCACCACCTCCCTCTTTGCCTCCCCCGCCGCCACCACCTTTCAGCCCTGATTCGAGAAAGTTGGATGATAGTCACAGAGAAGAAGTTGGTCAAGAGGAATACATAGAACGTACTGAGGATGATAGCAGCACTCCACCACCTCCTCCAAACCTGAGCTCTTCCTCACCAGAGCATCATAAACATGATGAAACGGTGGAATTGCTAGAGGAAGAATGGGAAGAGACTAAGATGGAATTTGAGGAAGACGAACTGGAAGAGGAAACTGTTGCTAATGTTGTGAATTCGCCGCCTAAGAATCTGCAGCTTGCAGAAGCCATCGTGGAGGATGTATCAGTGAAAAAGCGGCATACTAAGGACACTGCAGATGTGCCCATGGGACTATGGAGAAGCAAGAAGACCTTGGAGGGTATAGCTAAGGAGTTAGATGATTATTTTCTGAAATCATCAGATGGTTTAAAGGAAATTGCTGTTCTTATGGACATCAAAGGAAGGGACACTTTTCTGCCACTCAGTAGTAGCGAAAGCCAAAGTAAGATGTTGTCGATTTTTGGATTTGGTTTCTCTTATACGTTGtctctttttatttcttgataattttttcttttgacagaAACACAAACTTTATAACAAAGTTGGAGAAAAGTAAATGTAGCATGGTAGAGAAGtttgtaaaattaatttttagacTTCCGACTTGAAAATACATATCACATTAAAGTCAAAATTTCACGTGTATTAGTTCTTTACACTGTGTTATCGTGCAGCTTAATGCAGTCTCTATGTCTGTGTACTTGTGTTTACTGGCTATTTCACTTATTAAGCTCTTCCACATATTTTCCTTGCTGTGCGGTTTACAGGGAAGACGTCCAATTCCACAAAGGTCTTTAGTGCATTCCCATGGAGCTGGTCTTCTAGGTCACTTCAATTTCCTAAAGATGCGGTTGAGTCTAGTGGTCCAAATGAACCATGCAGGCCAGGAGCTCATTGCATCACACTGAAAAAATTATATGATCACGAAAAGAAACTTTACAAAGAAGTTAAGGTAAGAATAGTAATTGACTAGGGTATCCAGTGAAGATAATCGGAATGTGTATTTAAATATCACAAACTAGCCTCGTTCCCCTCCTCCTAATCCTCCTTTTCCAGCTAGCCTTGTTTCTAGAgaatttaatcatttttattgTGCAGGAGGAAGAGTATACCAAATTTGAGCACGATAGGAAATCCAAATTACTGAAAAAACAAGAGGATGGAAACAATGACTGGACCAAGACTGAGAAAATTCGGTTAAGCGTTGAGAGTTTGGAGTCCGAAATCTTACGTCTTCATGATTCAATCAGCACTACTTGTTCTTCTATAGTGAAGCTCATAGATAATGAGCTGTATCCTCAGTTGGTCACGCTAACTTCCGGGTATTGTTGAGATTATGAAAGTCTAGAAAAATAATATGGATGCTATTCTATTAGCTTTAAATTATGTAGGACAGTAGAATGTATAAAGTACTCTTGATCACTCAGGGAAAATTGTTCGTCACGATGACTCaaattatcatttttttctGTTCTCATTCATCTGTCACCTTAGTTATCAGACCGTGATGATATCATATCCTCCTCATGGTTCTATAAATGTCATTAGTACTCTTTCCTTCACACTTTTCTCTTGCATACAGCAGGGTGTTTAGTAGTCTTTCTAGTTGATACCAACCAAGTAGCGAATACATGGAACAAGAAGTTGTTTTATCCCTAAGCACCCTTTTACCGAAGAAAAGCTTGATTTAATCGTATTTGTTTTGTCTTCAGAATTAAAGTTGCCTTACCCTGAAGATGGAATTGTCAACTGCCCTTCTGCACCTTTTAATGGAATGTGTTGAAACACTTCCCTGCTTATTTGTATCCTGAGATGTCTTCTTTGTATGGCCCTCTTGCAGGCTTTTGCACTTGTGGAGAACGATGTATGAATGTCACCGAGCTCAGCATTATTTTTCCCAGCAGTTGAATAT carries:
- the LOC139188809 gene encoding protein ALTERED PHOSPHATE STARVATION RESPONSE 1-like isoform X1 encodes the protein MGCVASRIDKEERVRVCKERKKLMKQLVRFRGEFAEAQLAYLRSLRNTGSTLRQFTESETLELDNTAPYGLESPASPPPSLPPPPPPPFSPDSRKLDDSHREEVGQEEYIERTEDDSSTPPPPPNLSSSSPEHHKHDETVELLEEEWEETKMEFEEDELEEETVANVVNSPPKNLQLAEAIVEDVSVKKRHTKDTADVPMGLWRSKKTLEGIAKELDDYFLKSSDGLKEIAVLMDIKGRDTFLPLSSSESQRKTSNSTKVFSAFPWSWSSRSLQFPKDAVESSGPNEPCRPGAHCITLKKLYDHEKKLYKEVKEEEYTKFEHDRKSKLLKKQEDGNNDWTKTEKIRLSVESLESEILRLHDSISTTCSSIVKLIDNELYPQLVTLTSGLLHLWRTMYECHRAQHYFSQQLNILTDIEKLDLSSNHHRQAAVQLETEVSCWYNSFGKVIKSQKEYVRTLSGWIQLTDSLVSDDRKSLYSSSVHRICEQWNLAFERLQDKEAAEAIKSLLLAIHSILMQQEEEHNLQKKYEKLDKRLQKESDSLVEMEERSTAEDLYSSLGPKHPLSLKRAKIEALKKQVDSERAKYLNSVQVSRAMTLENLKTRLPNVFQALMTSSNLYVEAIESVCGHIKPADGFDSTSEIALPSTS
- the LOC139188809 gene encoding protein ALTERED PHOSPHATE STARVATION RESPONSE 1-like isoform X2, which gives rise to MKQLVRFRGEFAEAQLAYLRSLRNTGSTLRQFTESETLELDNTAPYGLESPASPPPSLPPPPPPPFSPDSRKLDDSHREEVGQEEYIERTEDDSSTPPPPPNLSSSSPEHHKHDETVELLEEEWEETKMEFEEDELEEETVANVVNSPPKNLQLAEAIVEDVSVKKRHTKDTADVPMGLWRSKKTLEGIAKELDDYFLKSSDGLKEIAVLMDIKGRDTFLPLSSSESQRKTSNSTKVFSAFPWSWSSRSLQFPKDAVESSGPNEPCRPGAHCITLKKLYDHEKKLYKEVKEEEYTKFEHDRKSKLLKKQEDGNNDWTKTEKIRLSVESLESEILRLHDSISTTCSSIVKLIDNELYPQLVTLTSGLLHLWRTMYECHRAQHYFSQQLNILTDIEKLDLSSNHHRQAAVQLETEVSCWYNSFGKVIKSQKEYVRTLSGWIQLTDSLVSDDRKSLYSSSVHRICEQWNLAFERLQDKEAAEAIKSLLLAIHSILMQQEEEHNLQKKYEKLDKRLQKESDSLVEMEERSTAEDLYSSLGPKHPLSLKRAKIEALKKQVDSERAKYLNSVQVSRAMTLENLKTRLPNVFQALMTSSNLYVEAIESVCGHIKPADGFDSTSEIALPSTS